CACGCGCCGCCGGGGCGCGTTCGGTCATCGGTGACCCGTGGGGAGGATTTGGCCGTTCACTGGGCTGACGTTCGGTATCGGACTCACCCGTTCCGCGCGCACCGCGCGGGATCCGAGGGCGCGGTACTACGGAATCCGGCGGGACTCGGCGATACGTTCGGCCTCTTCCAGTGCCCGCAGTTGCGCCGGAGTCACCCCTTCCGGTATCGGCACCGGGGCCGGGGTGCGCAGCGGCGGCTGCCAGCCCGTCTCCGGCTCCCAGCGGCGGACGATCCGCGCGGGCGCCCCGGCGACCACGGCGTGGTCGGGCACCTCGCCGCGGACGACGGCTCCCGCGGCCACCACCACGTTGCGGCCGAGCCGGGCCCCGGGGAGGATCACCGCGCCCGTGCCGAGCCAGCAGCCGGGGCCGATCTCCACCGGCGCGCTGCGCGGCCACTGCTTGCCGACGGGCTCGTGCGGGTCGTCGTAACTGTGGTTCGTGGACGTGATGTAGACACCGGGCCCGCAGAAGGTGTCCGATCCGATGGTGATCCGGGTGTCCGCGATGACGTGGCTGCCCCGGCCGAGCACCACGCCGTTGCCGAGGACCAGCACCGGATCGCGGCCGAGGTCGAGGTCGGGCATCATCCCGGCGGTCAGCGTGACCTGCTCGGCGATGATGCAGTGGTCGCCCAGGTGGATCCAGCGCTCGCCGAAGACGGTGCCCTGCGGGAAGGCGAGGCGGGTGCTGGGGCCGATGGCGCCGAAGCGCAGCCGCCCGGGGGTCCGCGCGGTGACCGCGCCCGCCTGCTGCGCCCAGCGCCAGCCCGCGTGGACGACCCGGCTCGCGGCCCGGCGGCGCAGGGCGGTCAGGGCCGCGCGCAGCTCCGCGGGCGAGACGGATGAGAACGTGTTTCTGTTCTTCGGCACCCGGCCACGGTAGTGGGCCCCGCCCCGGGCGCCCGGACGGCCCTCCTGTGATCTTCACCCCATCGGGGAGGCGGCCGGGCGCGTGCCCTACGGTGCGAGGAGCGCGACATCACAAGCAGAGGAAGAGATCATGACGTTTCAGGCGGACCAGGGATCCGGCGCGTTCGTCGCCGGCGTCGGCGGGAAGAAGCCGGCCATCCACCCCGAGGCGTTCACCGCGCCGACGTCCGTCGTCGTCGGCGACGTCAGCCTCGCCGCCGGAGCGAGCATCTGGTACTCGGCGGTGCTGCGGGCCGACTGCGGGCGGATCACGCTCGGCGCGGACAGCAACGTCCAGGACAACTGCACGCTCCACGTCGACCCCGGCTTCCCGGTGACCATCGGCGACCGCGTCTCCATCGGCCACAACGCGGTGGTGCACGGCTGCACCGTCGAGGACGACTGCCTGATCGGCATGGGCGCGACCGTCCTCAACGGCGCGGTGATCGGCGCGGGCTCCCTGGTGGCCGCCCAGGCGCTGGTGCCGCAGGGCATGGTCGTCCCGCCGGGCTCCCTGGTCGCGGGCGTCCCGGCGAAGGTCCGGCGTCCGCTGACGGAGGAGGAGCGGGCGGGCATCAGCCTGAACGCGACGATGTACGTCGAGCTGGCGAAGCAGCACCGCGCGGCGGTCGAGGACCCCGCGTAGCGACGGGCCGGGCCCGGGCGGGCGAAGGTTCCGGAGACTCCCGCCCGCCCCGGACACCCCTAGTCGGCCGCCACCGCCGCGTCGGCCGGGGCCGTCGCGACCGCGGCCGCCTCGGCCTTCTTCGCCCGGCTGCGCAGCACCAGCATCGAGGTGAGCCCGATCAGTACGGCCGCCACCAGTCCCAGCCAGGAGAACCGCTTCAGCCAGGCCTCCGCGACCTTCCCGATGTAGTAGACAGCCGCCGTCGTGCCGCCCGCCCAGATGATCCCGCCGAGCACGTTGGCGATCAGGAACTTCCAGTACGGCATCCGCAGCACGCCCGCCAGGGGCCCGGCGAAGATCCGCAGCAGCGCCACGAACCGCCCGAAGAAGACGGCCCACATGCCCCACTTCTCGAAGGACCGTTCCGCCATCGCGACGTGGTGTTCCCCGAAGTGCCGGGGGAAGCGCCGGCCGAGCCGTGCCAGCAGCGGTTTGCCGCCCTTGCGCCCGATCGCGTAGCCGATGGAGTCCCCGACGACCGCGCCCGCGCTCGCGCAGGCGC
This is a stretch of genomic DNA from Streptomyces sp. NBC_00536. It encodes these proteins:
- a CDS encoding acyltransferase — translated: MPKNRNTFSSVSPAELRAALTALRRRAASRVVHAGWRWAQQAGAVTARTPGRLRFGAIGPSTRLAFPQGTVFGERWIHLGDHCIIAEQVTLTAGMMPDLDLGRDPVLVLGNGVVLGRGSHVIADTRITIGSDTFCGPGVYITSTNHSYDDPHEPVGKQWPRSAPVEIGPGCWLGTGAVILPGARLGRNVVVAAGAVVRGEVPDHAVVAGAPARIVRRWEPETGWQPPLRTPAPVPIPEGVTPAQLRALEEAERIAESRRIP
- a CDS encoding gamma carbonic anhydrase family protein, translating into MTFQADQGSGAFVAGVGGKKPAIHPEAFTAPTSVVVGDVSLAAGASIWYSAVLRADCGRITLGADSNVQDNCTLHVDPGFPVTIGDRVSIGHNAVVHGCTVEDDCLIGMGATVLNGAVIGAGSLVAAQALVPQGMVVPPGSLVAGVPAKVRRPLTEEERAGISLNATMYVELAKQHRAAVEDPA
- a CDS encoding DedA family protein; protein product: MHIQEWLETIPAVSVYLLVAVVIGLESVGIPLPGEIVLVSAALLASQNGGIDPLVLGACASAGAVVGDSIGYAIGRKGGKPLLARLGRRFPRHFGEHHVAMAERSFEKWGMWAVFFGRFVALLRIFAGPLAGVLRMPYWKFLIANVLGGIIWAGGTTAAVYYIGKVAEAWLKRFSWLGLVAAVLIGLTSMLVLRSRAKKAEAAAVATAPADAAVAAD